From a single Nostoc sp. MS1 genomic region:
- a CDS encoding type II toxin-antitoxin system VapC family toxin has product MRVLIDTNIVLDYLLERKPFFEDTEALFNKIDSGQVIGYVSATTLTDIFYIARRQTRNLELARQAISTTLAVMMICPVNQNVLETAFASGLEDFEDAVQIACAVALRLDGIATRDQQGFIGSPIPVLTVHQLLEQLG; this is encoded by the coding sequence GTGAGAGTGTTGATTGATACCAATATTGTTTTAGATTATTTATTAGAGCGGAAACCTTTCTTTGAGGACACTGAAGCTTTATTTAACAAAATCGATTCGGGTCAAGTTATCGGATATGTTAGCGCTACAACATTGACTGATATTTTTTACATTGCACGTAGACAAACACGTAACCTTGAACTAGCCAGACAAGCTATATCGACTACATTAGCTGTCATGATGATTTGCCCAGTTAATCAAAATGTACTAGAAACTGCTTTTGCATCTGGCTTGGAAGATTTTGAAGATGCAGTACAAATTGCTTGTGCAGTAGCTTTAAGATTAGATGGGATTGCTACTCGTGATCAACAGGGCTTTATCGGTTCACCCATACCTGTACTAACAGTACATCAGCTATTAGAACAGTTAGGTTAA
- a CDS encoding serpin family protein, which translates to MNRQKFSGVKDSFLQRRYGVSLGRRYVLAAASVVLFSVLGCSQVDTKTSALAQSGLPQPESSLQKKTVVPNTKVVDANNKFAFKLFSEVVKEENNAKNISVSPTSVAIALAMTYNGASGSTQKAMAKTLELQGITLPELNSANAELNKLLQNPEENVQLTIANSLWVNKNISLRPDFLQRNRDFYQAQVSNLDFQNPNATKTINNWVKENTKGKINNIVDTIEPNQALFLINAIYFKGQWSQKFDKAQTKPQTFYTGSGQQKQHPMMSQKGEYRYFETPQFQAISLPYGQKRNVSLYIFLPKQNSNLKAFYQNLTPENWNKWLSEFSQRDGSITLPRFQSDYDISLNDTLKALGMGEAFTNKANFSGMGDKLAISQVKHKTVIEVNEEGTEASAATSVGIVATSLRQPQPPFQMVVNRPFFYAIRDHQSKNILFMGAVVDPE; encoded by the coding sequence ATGAATCGGCAAAAGTTCAGTGGTGTGAAAGACAGTTTCTTACAAAGACGCTACGGTGTTAGTTTGGGAAGACGTTATGTTTTAGCCGCCGCTAGTGTCGTTTTGTTTAGCGTATTAGGTTGTTCGCAAGTTGATACGAAGACAAGCGCGTTAGCACAGTCTGGACTACCTCAACCAGAGTCTTCATTGCAAAAAAAAACAGTAGTGCCTAATACTAAAGTTGTAGATGCTAATAATAAGTTTGCATTCAAACTGTTCTCAGAGGTGGTGAAAGAGGAAAATAACGCTAAAAATATTTCTGTTTCACCGACGAGTGTAGCGATCGCCCTAGCCATGACCTACAATGGCGCTAGCGGCTCTACGCAGAAAGCAATGGCTAAAACCTTAGAGTTACAGGGTATTACTCTACCAGAACTCAATTCTGCTAATGCTGAATTAAACAAGCTGCTACAAAACCCCGAAGAAAATGTCCAGCTAACTATTGCTAACTCTTTGTGGGTAAATAAAAATATTAGCTTGCGTCCTGATTTCTTGCAGAGGAACCGCGATTTTTATCAAGCTCAGGTGTCAAATTTAGACTTTCAAAACCCTAACGCTACAAAAACGATTAACAATTGGGTTAAAGAGAATACTAAAGGGAAAATTAACAATATTGTTGACACAATTGAGCCAAATCAGGCGTTATTTTTAATTAATGCCATATATTTTAAGGGGCAATGGAGCCAAAAGTTTGATAAAGCTCAGACTAAGCCTCAGACTTTTTACACTGGATCTGGTCAACAAAAACAACACCCAATGATGTCCCAAAAGGGTGAATATAGATATTTTGAAACTCCACAATTTCAGGCTATAAGTTTACCTTACGGTCAAAAAAGAAATGTCAGTTTATATATATTCTTACCTAAACAAAACTCTAACTTAAAAGCTTTCTACCAAAACTTAACTCCTGAGAACTGGAACAAATGGCTGTCTGAGTTTAGTCAGCGAGATGGGTCTATAACTTTGCCACGTTTTCAATCAGATTACGATATTTCTCTTAATGATACGCTGAAAGCTTTAGGCATGGGAGAAGCTTTTACTAATAAAGCCAATTTTTCCGGGATGGGAGACAAATTAGCTATTAGCCAAGTTAAACATAAAACTGTGATTGAGGTAAATGAAGAAGGTACAGAAGCTAGTGCAGCAACCTCTGTAGGGATAGTAGCTACATCTTTAAGACAGCCCCAACCACCATTTCAAATGGTTGTTAATCGTCCTTTCTTCTATGCAATTCGGGATCATCAAAGCAAGAATATCTTGTTTATGGGGGCAGTGGTTGACCCAGAGTAA
- a CDS encoding FAD-binding oxidoreductase, producing the protein MTAIAATIASIVGEENTVSPKENLKLSQAISGNLPSCIVYPQTQAQLAAVIAAVHQNNWRVLPCGSGSKLSWGGLTKDIDVVVSTERINQLIEHAVGDLTITVEVGMKFSHLQNILAQARQFLALDPSTPEATIGGIVATADTNSLRQRYGSVRDQLLGITFVRADGQIAKAGGRVVKNVAGYDLMKLFTGAYGTLGIISQVTFRVYPVQEASGTVVLTGAVEDVSQAATTLRGSALTPTQADLISTGLVSSLELGKGVGLIARFQSISESVKEQSNRLLEVGQKLGLAGVVFSGADESHLWQRLQQQIHPPTTESTITCKIGVLPSAAVEILHQVQIGLIHIGSGLGVLQVEDKNQVLQMRSLLSSHNGFLTVLQAPVPVKQQIDVWGYAGNALPLMRRIKEQFDNKNILSPGRFMGGI; encoded by the coding sequence ATGACTGCCATCGCTGCTACTATTGCATCTATCGTTGGTGAAGAAAATACCGTTTCCCCAAAAGAAAATCTCAAACTTAGTCAAGCTATATCGGGAAACCTCCCCAGTTGTATCGTTTATCCCCAAACTCAAGCACAACTAGCCGCAGTTATCGCCGCAGTACACCAAAATAACTGGCGTGTTTTACCCTGTGGTAGCGGGAGTAAACTTAGTTGGGGTGGTTTAACTAAAGATATTGATGTGGTCGTCAGTACGGAACGCATCAACCAATTAATTGAACATGCTGTTGGTGATTTGACTATTACCGTTGAAGTTGGGATGAAGTTTTCCCATCTCCAGAATATTTTGGCACAAGCAAGACAATTTCTCGCCCTTGACCCCTCTACACCAGAAGCAACCATTGGGGGTATTGTCGCTACTGCTGATACTAATTCCCTACGTCAACGTTATGGTAGTGTGCGCGACCAACTTTTAGGTATTACTTTTGTCCGTGCTGATGGTCAAATTGCCAAAGCTGGAGGACGGGTAGTTAAAAATGTGGCTGGTTATGACTTGATGAAGTTATTTACAGGCGCATACGGTACATTAGGAATTATTAGCCAAGTAACTTTTCGTGTGTATCCTGTTCAAGAAGCATCAGGGACAGTAGTATTGACTGGTGCAGTAGAGGATGTATCGCAAGCGGCTACAACTTTGCGAGGTTCGGCATTAACACCTACCCAAGCTGATTTAATCTCTACTGGATTGGTATCTAGTCTAGAATTGGGTAAGGGAGTAGGGTTAATTGCCCGTTTTCAAAGTATTAGTGAGAGTGTGAAGGAACAATCGAACCGTTTGTTAGAAGTAGGGCAGAAGTTAGGTTTAGCTGGGGTAGTATTTTCTGGTGCAGATGAAAGTCATCTATGGCAGAGATTGCAACAACAAATACATCCTCCTACTACAGAATCTACAATTACTTGCAAAATAGGAGTATTACCTAGTGCGGCTGTAGAGATTTTGCATCAAGTACAAATTGGTTTGATTCATATTGGTAGTGGGTTGGGTGTATTACAAGTTGAGGATAAAAATCAAGTTTTGCAAATGCGATCGCTTTTATCATCTCACAACGGTTTTTTAACAGTTCTGCAAGCGCCTGTACCAGTTAAGCAACAAATAGATGTATGGGGATATGCTGGTAATGCTTTACCGTTGATGCGTCGCATTAAAGAACAGTTTGATAATAAAAATATTTTAAGTCCGGGTCGGTTTATGGGTGGAATTTAA
- a CDS encoding (Fe-S)-binding protein, with protein sequence MQVSENSTNNTASIKNLQGFDPNHPPDPKLIDSCVHCGFCLSTCPSYRVIGKEMDSPRGRIYLMDAINEGEIALNTATVEHFDSCLGCLACVTTCPSGVQYDKLISATRHQVERNYPRSFSDNLIRKLIFTLFPNPDLLRILLIPLFFYQKSGISKAIRATGLLKKISPRLAAMESILPNITLKTFQDNLPTIIPAQGEKRYRVGVILGCVQRLFFSPVNEATVRVLTANGCEVVIPKSQGCCAALPEHQGQTEQAKALARQMIDSFADTNVDYVIINAAGCGHTLKEYGHILADDPEYKEKAQDFAAKVKDAQEFLATVGLTAKLSPLTDKPLNLVYQDACHLLHGQKISVQPRQLLKQIPGVKLKEPLDAALCCGSAGVYNMLQPEVAEELGQQKVTNLLNTGAELIASANPGCTLQITKHLELQGKKISVIHPMELLDYSICGVKFES encoded by the coding sequence ATGCAGGTTTCAGAAAATTCTACTAATAATACTGCTAGTATCAAAAATTTACAGGGATTTGATCCTAATCATCCACCTGATCCAAAATTAATTGATAGTTGTGTACATTGTGGCTTTTGTCTTTCTACTTGTCCTAGCTATCGGGTAATTGGGAAAGAAATGGATTCTCCTAGAGGACGCATCTATTTAATGGATGCCATAAATGAGGGAGAAATTGCTCTTAATACAGCTACAGTAGAACATTTCGATTCTTGTTTGGGATGTCTTGCTTGTGTAACCACTTGTCCTTCTGGTGTGCAGTATGACAAGTTAATTTCTGCTACTCGTCATCAAGTAGAACGTAATTATCCTCGCAGTTTTTCTGATAATTTAATTCGTAAATTAATATTTACATTATTTCCCAACCCGGATTTATTACGTATTCTATTAATACCCTTATTCTTTTATCAAAAGTCAGGCATTTCCAAAGCCATCCGCGCTACAGGCTTACTCAAAAAAATCTCGCCTCGCTTGGCAGCAATGGAGTCAATTCTGCCAAACATTACGCTAAAAACTTTCCAAGATAATCTGCCTACTATTATTCCCGCACAGGGTGAGAAACGTTATCGAGTCGGAGTAATTTTAGGATGTGTGCAAAGACTATTTTTCTCGCCAGTTAATGAAGCGACAGTGCGAGTATTAACGGCAAATGGTTGTGAGGTGGTGATTCCTAAATCTCAAGGCTGTTGTGCGGCGCTTCCCGAACACCAAGGACAAACAGAACAAGCCAAAGCTTTAGCTAGGCAAATGATAGATAGCTTTGCTGATACTAATGTTGATTATGTGATTATCAACGCTGCTGGGTGTGGTCATACTTTAAAAGAATATGGTCACATCTTAGCGGATGACCCAGAATATAAGGAAAAAGCTCAAGATTTTGCTGCTAAAGTGAAAGACGCTCAAGAGTTTTTGGCTACTGTAGGGTTGACAGCCAAACTTTCACCACTGACAGATAAACCTTTGAATTTGGTTTATCAAGATGCTTGTCATTTATTACATGGACAAAAAATTAGTGTGCAGCCTCGTCAACTATTAAAGCAAATTCCCGGTGTGAAGCTGAAAGAACCATTGGATGCAGCTTTGTGTTGTGGTAGTGCGGGTGTTTATAATATGTTGCAACCAGAAGTTGCTGAGGAATTAGGCCAGCAAAAGGTGACAAATTTATTAAATACTGGCGCTGAGTTAATTGCTTCTGCTAATCCCGGTTGTACTTTGCAGATTACTAAGCATTTAGAATTACAAGGCAAGAAAATCTCTGTCATCCATCCGATGGAGTTATTAGATTACTCGATTTGTGGTGTGAAATTTGAAAGCTAA
- a CDS encoding Uma2 family endonuclease produces MVKISPEYGNNSNPNLPPLESGDRLTRVEFERRYNAMPDLKKAELIEGIVYVASPLRFEPHAEPHANLMIWLGNYKVSTPGTRLGDNPTLRLDLDNEPQPDAILLIDAAYGGSSRISVDGYVEGAPELVAEVAASSAAKDLYDKKRAYRRNGIQEYFVWQVYEKTVSWFSLQDGEYLPLTADEAGIIKSQVFPGLWLDVAALVAGDMPQVLAVLQQGLTSAAHEQFVETITRGV; encoded by the coding sequence ATGGTGAAGATTTCCCCAGAATACGGTAATAATAGTAACCCCAACTTGCCACCGTTAGAAAGTGGCGATCGCTTAACTCGTGTCGAATTTGAACGGCGCTACAACGCCATGCCTGATCTCAAAAAAGCCGAATTAATTGAAGGAATAGTTTACGTGGCATCTCCTTTGCGTTTTGAACCTCATGCCGAACCTCATGCTAATTTAATGATTTGGCTTGGTAATTATAAAGTAAGTACACCAGGAACTAGACTGGGAGATAATCCAACTTTACGACTAGATTTAGATAATGAACCCCAACCGGATGCCATTCTCTTAATTGATGCCGCTTATGGTGGTTCATCTCGTATTAGCGTCGATGGTTACGTAGAAGGCGCACCAGAATTAGTCGCAGAAGTTGCAGCCAGTAGTGCCGCCAAAGACTTGTATGATAAAAAACGTGCTTATCGTCGTAATGGCATTCAAGAGTATTTTGTTTGGCAGGTTTATGAAAAAACTGTCAGTTGGTTTAGTTTGCAGGATGGGGAATACCTACCATTAACAGCAGATGAGGCAGGCATCATTAAAAGCCAAGTCTTCCCCGGCTTGTGGTTGGATGTTGCGGCATTAGTAGCAGGAGATATGCCGCAAGTTTTGGCAGTATTGCAGCAAGGTTTAACTTCAGCCGCACATGAACAGTTTGTAGAAACAATTACAAGAGGTGTGTGA
- a CDS encoding eIF2A-related protein: MVEGNPSVDIKAANERALRSLWRAIALSHGNFSVALVCCNYRVLQDRILQRLDELASGTYIQKVVLPHNTRSLYTTLHINLPEQQPSALMVLGLESVDEIDDLLRAINHIRDEFPKRHSFPMIFWVNDEVLQKVMRLAPDFASWAATPIRFEMTTPELLQFLREETDSLFAKVLPKDIGQRQQVQTPEEYSTLEQVWKRNKELHYGISELHERGITLEPELNASLKFVFGLDDYVSDRIHHALHHFQQSLQVWQQLVKRERQEAGGRRQEAGGSNELSSPPTPSSSPTPPTPPTAPILRQGVLQFYIGLCYCRLAEHNQLENRRHWDTAKFYLQECLETLELAGRPDIASEFVGQLEEVLEHLQAWGELQTIAETALELHHTYGNHIQLACDYGFLAQVALQQSRWVQASILAHVSLLKLAEAQQLQDSDPHHCLFPLLLAQVYYLILAKAQQNLGEQAVAQEYLDKAARELPSALENSVHQYDAHRYIRLLRTLRSLYFEAGRYLEAYRIRQQRRSVEQQYGLRAFIGAGRLQPQRQATNPAVMSPLGSSSVALEIEASGREQDINNLIGRISRSDQKLIVIHGPSGVGKSSTVTAGLVPALQNRAIGDQLAMPVVLQVYTDWVRELGKSLTEAVNHVQGEVNIAPEILSTPTPPMGVDNARPLAIADILDQLRQNANNHLITVLIFDQFEEFFFGYSDRQQKQEFDNFLSQCLNISFVKIILSIREDYLHRLLEFKHFSHLEAINNNILDKQIRYQLNNFSPEYAKVIIQKLTQRSQLNLEPALIDALVEDLSTELGEVRPIELQVVGAQLQDERINTLKEYQQYRPNKLIERYIKELIKDCGPENERAALLVLYLLTDESNKRPFKTRAELASELAELEDPDKLELVLDILVSSGLVVLFPDVPERYQLIHDYLVDLIRFLQQQESSLQAQLKQLRRKVQQSQVEIARLQSELRQKKQQSKILDPNPQPGLDLVTELRELRKREELTQLEIEQLRAELKEKELTAQLVESQKQQRLSEAKLNRSLKIALAASCLAILGLSYSIITAVDNEIKTLSVSSEALFASQKGLDAVKEGVKAGRKLQQAIWVDGYTREQVKTALYQAVVGVREYNRLEGHIAGVNGTVFSRDGSLIASASADNTIHLWRKDGTPVNILSQHTNVVNSVSFSPDGLLIVSASQDKTVRLWNRVGQLVKTLTGHTDGVNSASFSPDGSLIASASSDNTVKLWSREGQLLKTLSGHSDAVLGVAWSGDGKTLASVGADKTIKLWSREGKLLKSWQGHDDAILGVAWSPKDETIATASFDKTIRLWNRQGNLLKTLSGHTAEVTAVTFSPNGQTIASASIDATIKLWSPQGLLLGTLKGHNSWVNSVNFSPNGRTLVSGSRDKTVILWRWDRVLLRNPQTDGSDWITSVSFSPDGKNLAAASRDKTVKILYPDGKQLNILKGHTDSIWGVAWSPNRQMIASASKDQTVKLWNPQGKLLHTLVGHQDGVLAVAWSSDSQVIASASKDKTVKLWSRDGQLLHTLQGHTDAVNWVSFSPDGELLASASDDTTIKLWNREGQLIGNLKDHSRRVNGVAWSPDGQILASASIDGTVKLWNRDGSLIKNLSGDGDSFISVSFSPDGKMLAASSDDKVRLWNQKGTLLIVLKGDKEELTSVTFSPDSQILAVGSGDGQVMLRNLADIKLENLLVRGCDSLHDYLKTNMKVSNSDRTLCPHIK, encoded by the coding sequence ATGGTTGAAGGAAACCCATCAGTCGATATAAAAGCAGCAAATGAGCGTGCTTTGAGGAGTCTTTGGAGAGCGATCGCCCTATCTCATGGTAATTTTTCTGTAGCTTTGGTTTGTTGTAATTACCGAGTCTTACAAGATCGGATACTGCAAAGACTAGATGAACTGGCGAGTGGTACTTACATTCAAAAAGTTGTTTTACCTCATAATACCAGAAGTTTATATACAACACTGCATATCAATCTACCCGAACAACAGCCGTCAGCATTGATGGTGTTAGGTTTAGAATCAGTCGATGAAATTGACGACTTACTCAGAGCAATTAATCACATTCGGGATGAATTTCCTAAACGCCATTCATTTCCGATGATTTTTTGGGTGAATGACGAAGTTTTACAAAAGGTGATGCGTTTAGCGCCTGATTTCGCCAGTTGGGCAGCGACACCGATTCGTTTTGAAATGACAACGCCAGAGTTGTTACAATTTCTGCGGGAAGAAACCGACTCTTTATTTGCCAAAGTCTTACCTAAAGATATCGGACAGCGCCAACAAGTACAAACCCCTGAAGAATACTCTACTTTAGAGCAAGTTTGGAAACGTAATAAAGAATTACACTATGGCATTTCCGAGTTACATGAACGAGGAATTACCTTAGAACCAGAATTAAATGCCAGTTTAAAATTTGTTTTTGGCTTAGATGATTACGTAAGCGATCGCATTCATCACGCCTTACATCATTTTCAGCAAAGCCTGCAAGTTTGGCAACAGCTTGTGAAAAGGGAGAGGCAGGAGGCAGGAGGCAGGAGGCAGGAGGCAGGAGGCAGCAATGAATTATCATCTCCCCCCACTCCCTCATCTTCCCCTACTCCTCCTACTCCCCCCACTGCGCCAATTCTCCGACAGGGGGTTTTGCAATTTTATATAGGATTATGTTACTGCCGTCTTGCCGAACATAATCAGCTAGAGAATCGTCGTCATTGGGATACGGCCAAATTTTACTTGCAGGAATGCTTGGAGACTTTGGAATTAGCTGGAAGACCAGATATTGCATCGGAATTTGTTGGTCAACTGGAGGAAGTTCTAGAACATCTGCAAGCTTGGGGTGAATTGCAAACTATAGCGGAAACGGCGCTAGAGTTACATCATACCTACGGTAATCATATTCAGTTAGCTTGTGATTATGGTTTTTTGGCGCAGGTAGCACTACAACAGTCGCGCTGGGTGCAGGCGAGTATTTTGGCGCATGTCTCACTTCTCAAGTTAGCTGAGGCGCAACAACTGCAAGATAGTGACCCCCATCATTGCCTGTTTCCTCTGCTGTTGGCGCAGGTATATTACCTAATTTTAGCCAAAGCCCAGCAAAATCTGGGTGAACAAGCTGTTGCCCAGGAGTATTTAGATAAAGCAGCTAGAGAATTACCATCTGCCTTAGAAAATAGTGTCCATCAATATGATGCCCATCGTTATATTAGACTGCTGCGGACTTTGCGATCGCTTTACTTTGAAGCTGGCAGATATCTAGAAGCTTACCGCATTCGCCAACAACGGCGTTCTGTAGAACAGCAGTATGGGTTACGCGCTTTTATTGGTGCGGGGAGGTTACAACCCCAAAGACAAGCGACTAACCCGGCTGTGATGTCACCCTTGGGAAGTAGTAGTGTGGCGTTAGAAATTGAGGCTTCCGGTCGAGAACAGGATATTAATAATTTAATTGGCAGAATTAGCCGCTCTGATCAAAAACTGATTGTCATTCACGGCCCATCGGGAGTAGGTAAGAGTTCGACGGTGACGGCTGGGTTAGTGCCAGCATTACAAAATCGCGCGATCGGTGATCAGTTGGCTATGCCTGTGGTATTGCAAGTATATACAGATTGGGTGCGCGAATTAGGTAAATCTTTAACTGAGGCGGTTAATCATGTGCAAGGGGAGGTTAACATTGCCCCAGAGATTTTATCAACGCCTACGCCACCAATGGGGGTAGATAATGCCCGACCTTTGGCGATCGCGGATATATTAGATCAATTACGTCAAAATGCTAACAACCATTTGATCACGGTTTTGATATTTGACCAGTTTGAGGAATTTTTCTTTGGTTATAGCGATAGACAACAAAAGCAAGAATTTGATAATTTCTTGAGCCAATGTCTCAATATATCTTTTGTCAAAATCATTCTTTCTATTAGAGAAGACTATTTACATCGTCTATTAGAATTTAAACATTTTTCTCACCTAGAAGCAATCAATAATAATATTCTTGATAAACAAATCCGTTATCAATTAAATAACTTTTCTCCCGAATACGCCAAAGTCATCATTCAAAAATTAACACAACGTTCTCAACTCAATTTAGAACCAGCCTTAATTGATGCTTTAGTTGAAGACTTATCTACAGAATTAGGAGAAGTCCGCCCCATCGAATTACAAGTAGTTGGCGCTCAATTACAAGATGAGCGAATTAATACTTTAAAAGAATATCAGCAATATCGACCAAACAAACTCATAGAAAGATATATCAAAGAACTTATAAAAGATTGTGGCCCGGAAAATGAGCGTGCAGCGTTGCTTGTTTTATATTTATTAACGGATGAGAGTAATAAACGTCCTTTTAAAACTCGTGCAGAATTAGCGTCTGAACTAGCAGAATTAGAAGATCCAGACAAACTAGAGTTAGTCTTAGATATTTTAGTTAGCTCTGGTTTAGTTGTCTTATTTCCTGATGTTCCCGAACGTTATCAACTAATTCATGATTATCTAGTAGATTTAATTCGCTTTCTCCAACAACAGGAATCAAGCTTACAGGCACAACTTAAACAATTGCGCCGTAAAGTGCAGCAAAGTCAAGTTGAAATTGCCCGACTGCAAAGCGAACTTAGACAAAAAAAGCAGCAGTCTAAAATCTTAGATCCTAATCCTCAACCGGGATTAGATTTAGTGACAGAACTGAGAGAGTTACGCAAACGCGAAGAATTAACTCAACTAGAAATTGAACAATTACGTGCAGAATTAAAAGAAAAAGAATTAACTGCCCAACTAGTAGAAAGTCAAAAACAACAAAGGCTAAGTGAAGCCAAGCTTAATCGTTCCCTAAAAATTGCCTTGGCTGCTTCTTGCCTTGCCATTTTAGGGTTAAGTTACTCTATTATTACAGCCGTAGATAACGAAATAAAAACCTTGAGTGTTTCCAGTGAAGCCTTGTTTGCTTCGCAAAAAGGACTTGATGCAGTTAAAGAAGGTGTCAAAGCTGGTAGAAAACTACAACAAGCTATTTGGGTAGATGGTTACACCAGAGAACAGGTAAAAACAGCACTCTATCAAGCAGTGGTGGGAGTGAGGGAGTACAACCGCTTGGAAGGACATATTGCTGGCGTAAATGGTACTGTATTCAGCCGCGACGGTTCCCTCATTGCTTCCGCCAGCGCTGATAATACCATCCATCTGTGGCGTAAAGATGGTACTCCGGTTAACATCTTATCCCAACATACTAATGTAGTTAACAGCGTGAGCTTTAGTCCTGATGGCTTGTTGATTGTCTCTGCTAGTCAAGACAAGACAGTTAGATTATGGAATCGAGTCGGTCAATTAGTCAAAACTTTAACAGGACATACTGATGGCGTAAATAGTGCTAGTTTCAGCCCTGACGGTTCTCTCATTGCTTCCGCTAGTAGCGACAACACCGTTAAATTATGGAGTCGAGAAGGACAATTACTCAAGACTCTATCAGGTCATAGTGATGCTGTTTTGGGTGTAGCTTGGTCAGGTGATGGTAAAACTCTTGCCTCTGTGGGTGCTGATAAAACCATCAAACTTTGGAGTCGAGAAGGTAAACTCCTCAAAAGTTGGCAAGGTCATGATGATGCTATCTTGGGTGTAGCTTGGTCGCCCAAGGATGAAACAATTGCCACTGCCAGTTTCGATAAGACTATCAGACTTTGGAATCGCCAAGGTAATTTATTAAAAACCTTATCAGGACATACGGCGGAAGTCACAGCCGTCACCTTCAGCCCCAACGGACAAACGATCGCATCTGCAAGTATCGACGCAACTATAAAATTATGGAGTCCGCAAGGTCTACTCTTAGGAACCCTCAAGGGACATAACAGTTGGGTAAATAGTGTCAATTTCAGCCCTAATGGCCGTACCCTTGTTTCTGGTAGTCGAGACAAAACGGTGATCCTTTGGCGTTGGGATCGAGTCTTATTGCGAAATCCTCAAACGGATGGTAGTGATTGGATAACAAGTGTGAGTTTTAGTCCTGATGGTAAGAATTTGGCGGCGGCGAGTCGGGATAAAACGGTGAAAATTTTGTACCCAGATGGCAAACAACTCAACATTCTTAAAGGACATACAGACTCAATTTGGGGTGTAGCTTGGTCGCCAAATCGTCAGATGATAGCCTCAGCTAGTAAAGATCAAACTGTGAAGTTGTGGAACCCACAAGGAAAATTACTCCATACCTTAGTGGGTCATCAAGATGGAGTTTTAGCTGTAGCTTGGTCATCAGATAGTCAGGTAATAGCTTCAGCTAGTAAAGATAAAACTGTGAAATTATGGAGTCGAGACGGTCAACTACTCCACACCTTACAAGGTCATACTGATGCTGTTAATTGGGTGAGTTTTAGCCCTGATGGTGAGTTGTTAGCCTCCGCCAGCGATGATACCACCATCAAATTATGGAATCGAGAAGGTCAATTAATTGGCAACCTCAAAGACCATAGCCGCCGAGTCAATGGCGTAGCATGGTCGCCAGATGGGCAGATTTTAGCTTCTGCTAGTATTGATGGCACAGTGAAACTATGGAATCGAGATGGTAGTCTGATCAAAAATCTTTCGGGTGATGGAGATAGTTTCATCAGCGTCAGTTTTAGCCCTGATGGTAAGATGTTAGCCGCCAGCAGTGATGATAAAGTCAGGCTTTGGAATCAAAAAGGGACATTGCTGATAGTCCTCAAAGGCGACAAAGAAGAGTTAACTAGTGTTACCTTCAGTCCCGACAGCCAAATTTTGGCAGTAGGTAGCGGTGATGGTCAGGTCATGTTGCGGAACTTAGCTGATATTAAATTAGAAAATTTGCTGGTGCGTGGATGTGATTCACTACATGATTATTTGAAAACTAATATGAAAGTGAGTAACAGCGATCGCACTTTATGCCCCCATATTAAGTAG